The following nucleotide sequence is from Paenibacillus andongensis.
CGGTGTTGTTTCAAGCATACTGAGCGCTTCTTGTCCATTGCTAGCCTGCATGACTGTTAAGCCTTCTCCGGCCAAATAAACGCGAATCAGCTCTCTGATATCTGCGTCATCATCCACCACCATGATTCTGGTCACGAAACGCTCCGCCTTTCTTGCGGGAAACTTAAGCTAGGTATGGGATTGGATCTGTTGAACCCGCTTCTTCAAAACCCTTCAAACGCAAACGGCAGCTGTCACAAACGCCGCAAGCTTCAGCTTTTCCATTGTAACAAGACGTCGTAAGCTCGAAAGGAACGCCGATTTTCAAGCCTTCTTGTATAATTCGTGCCTTAGTCCAGTCAATGAGTGGGGTTTCGATCGTGATCCCTTTTCCTTCAACACCGACCTTGGTCGCAAGGGCAATCACTTCTTCCACTTTATGAATGAATTCCGGACGGCAATCCGGATATCCACTGTAATCGAGTGCATTTACTCCAATATAAATGGCTTCTGATCCCGTTACTTCTGCATAAGAGGTAGCAATGGAAAGGAAAAGCAGATTGCGACCCGGTACATAAGTAACTGGAATTTCCTCGGCTCCTTCAGTCAAACCACCCACAACATTCGGAACATCGATGCTATCGTCTGTTAGAGCGCTGCCTCCGAAATCGCGTAAGAAATCCAGCTTGATGATCTTGTGACGAGCACGGACACCATAATGCTCAGCGACTTGCTTGGCATTCTCAATTTCAATTTTGTGACGCTGACCATAGTCAAAAGAAATCGGATATAACTCGTATCCCGCTTCTTTGGCAAGTCCCATACACGTCGTACTATCTAATCCGCCACTTAGAATAATGACAGCTCTTTTCTTATTTTCATTGTTTACGCTCATATAGACACCTCTTTTTCATTCTTGTGAAAAATAGATAAATCCGTAGATACGCGCCTTTAAACGCCACGCATCGCTGGATCCCAAATGATCTTATGCAGCTGCATGTTCAGCTTCACCTTGGACAACCCTGCGTCAAGCATAAGCTCGACGAGCTTGCGCGGCGGCATCGTCTCCCAGACCGGGCTGAACATCGGCAGCGCCTTCGTCGGGTGCTGCTCAAGCACTTCCACCGCGGTGCGGAAGTCGTGCTCGCTGCCGATGACGAACTTCAACTCGTCCTGCTCGCGCAGCAGGGCGAGATTGCTCATGATCATCTGCCCCATCTCACCAGAGTCGGGCAGCTTAAAGTCCATGATGTATCGCACCTTCGGCGATGCGACACGCTCTACGAACAGGGCGAGATCAATCGCGCCGTTCGTCTCGATATGCAGGTCATCGACCTGCTCCAGCTCCGCGAGCGCGTCGATTAACGCGAGCGACTTCTCGCCGTATAGGAGCGGCTCGCCGCCGGTAAGGCAAATATGCCGGGAGCGGTACGTCTCTACCTTGCTGATAATTTCAGCAATGGTCATGACGTTCTCCGCTTCCGCGGGCGGGTAGCTGTACTTGGTGTCACACCAGGTACAGCGCAGGTTGCAACCAAAAAGACGGACGAAGACCGTCGGGAACCCGGCACGGGTCCCTTCGCCTTCAACCGTCTCGAAGATCTCGACCATCGGAATGCGGATATCTCGCATTACACATCCTCCTCCATCATCGAGCGTGTGATGGCCGCATAGCTGGTCGGCGTTTCCCACAGCCGGAGCTCTTCCAGCATAATCGCTGGATAAAGTTGTTCCTCAAGCAAAGCTTGATGAATTTCCTCATACATCCAGACGATCATATTTTCAGCGGTTGTATTCATAGCTGGCAGTACGTCATTCAAATATTTATGGTCCAATCGGTCAACGACACGTTCTTTTGCAATACGTTTAATATCACCAAAATCTATAGCGATCCCCCGGCTATCCACTTTTCCGCGCATAATAACTTGCAGTTTATAGGTATGTCCGTGCAGATTTTTACATTTTCCCTCATAACAATGCAAATGATGTGCACTGTCAAACGTAAATTCTTTGGAAATCAAAACGGATTTGTGATGATATTTTAATTGGTTCTCTTGGATGTCACGCCCCAACATCTGAACATCTCTGGGGATATCATAGCTCATATCTATCACCTCTTAATTATGAAAAAAACAGTACTCTACATTCTATCACGAAGAGACCGTTCTTCACAATCAATCTTGCTGTTTTCGTCTTCCCTTTTGAGACCAGTCCAAATGTCCGCGAATCTCCTGAATCCGTTCATTCTCATTACGTAAATCCGACTCAATAAGAGCTGTAAGACTTTCAATTTGATCAACCACAGTATCGGGAAGCTCAACCTCTTCAACTGATTTTACAATATAAAGCAAGCATTGCAGCGTCTCATCCATAAGGCTCTTC
It contains:
- the queD gene encoding 6-carboxytetrahydropterin synthase QueD codes for the protein MSYDIPRDVQMLGRDIQENQLKYHHKSVLISKEFTFDSAHHLHCYEGKCKNLHGHTYKLQVIMRGKVDSRGIAIDFGDIKRIAKERVVDRLDHKYLNDVLPAMNTTAENMIVWMYEEIHQALLEEQLYPAIMLEELRLWETPTSYAAITRSMMEEDV
- a CDS encoding 7-carboxy-7-deazaguanine synthase QueE, whose protein sequence is MRDIRIPMVEIFETVEGEGTRAGFPTVFVRLFGCNLRCTWCDTKYSYPPAEAENVMTIAEIISKVETYRSRHICLTGGEPLLYGEKSLALIDALAELEQVDDLHIETNGAIDLALFVERVASPKVRYIMDFKLPDSGEMGQMIMSNLALLREQDELKFVIGSEHDFRTAVEVLEQHPTKALPMFSPVWETMPPRKLVELMLDAGLSKVKLNMQLHKIIWDPAMRGV
- the queC gene encoding 7-cyano-7-deazaguanine synthase QueC — its product is MSVNNENKKRAVIILSGGLDSTTCMGLAKEAGYELYPISFDYGQRHKIEIENAKQVAEHYGVRARHKIIKLDFLRDFGGSALTDDSIDVPNVVGGLTEGAEEIPVTYVPGRNLLFLSIATSYAEVTGSEAIYIGVNALDYSGYPDCRPEFIHKVEEVIALATKVGVEGKGITIETPLIDWTKARIIQEGLKIGVPFELTTSCYNGKAEACGVCDSCRLRLKGFEEAGSTDPIPYLA